In Lineus longissimus chromosome 9, tnLinLong1.2, whole genome shotgun sequence, one genomic interval encodes:
- the LOC135493613 gene encoding uncharacterized protein LOC135493613 produces the protein MKANMADLNKSNPLSSAQQNKKRARSENWSPDEKALLAEMVEENFGILLNKKTNVETNAKKQKVWEGIALAVTALGTSTRTWDQCRDKWHKMCTSGKEYISKKKRAASKTGGGPAMEEDTEDPLLEKVGALHKGNPSWHGIRGGSETGPTSSSSATALPAPRPSPQASTSATAAAKSDYVPVWEVGDKLDELERKCAELNAQFSPVTTDKFHIDFQQSELKDREDDAGKCQQGIWQRTLRAEGQS, from the exons ATGAAAGCAAACATGGCCGATTTAAACAAATCAAACCCCCTGAGCTCTgctcaacaaaacaaaaaaagggcCCGATCCGAGAATTGGAGCCCTGATGAAAAAGCTCTGCTTGCGGAGATGGTTGAGGAGAATTTCGGTATCCTCCTTAACAAAAAGACAAATGTGGAAACCAATGCGAAAAAGCAGAAGGTGTGGGAGGGCATTGCCCTTGCTGTCACTGCACTTGGGACTAGCACCAGGACCTGGGACCAGTGCAGGGACAAGTGGCACAAGATGTGTACGAGTGGGAAAGAGTATATATCGAAGAAGAAGAGAGCGGCCAGTAAGACTGGGGGTGGCCCAGCTATGGAAGAGGACACCGAGGACCCTCTTTTGGAGAAGGTGGGTGCCCTCCACAAAGGCAATCCATCTTGGCATGGCATTCGAGGAGGGAGTGAGACTGGccccacatcatcatcatcagcaacagcCCTACCAGCACCTCGTCCAAGTCCacaggcatcaacatcagccactGCAGCAGCCAAATCTG attatgtTCCCGTGTGGGAAGTAGGCGACAAATTAGATGAGCTGGAGAGGAAGTGCGCCGAATTAAATGCCCAATTCTCCCCTGTGACAACTGACAAGTTTCATATCGACTTCCAGCAATCTGAGCTGAAAGATCGTGAAGATGATGCCGGGAAATGTCAGCAAGGGATATGGCAGCGTACATTGAGGGCAGAGGGTCAAAGCTGA